From one Paenibacillus terrae HPL-003 genomic stretch:
- a CDS encoding PBECR4 domain-containing protein translates to MLDLTTLLSLNKKPNFADIDLPVLRELFYKELYPYTFEFILSTGETITLKFDLNKFCHLVGIEKTAKQQRTLRGRQLKEYKGMRGLNNIFKGVLNKASIRNLGVNLNPMKDKMLHFYFLPRLMNTSSLMIKYVPSTTSALSCEFFIYDLHSPDNAYIQLGLQKEWHGKWYYPESFLVNIG, encoded by the coding sequence ATGCTTGATTTGACAACGCTACTCAGCTTAAATAAAAAACCAAATTTCGCAGACATTGACTTACCAGTTCTGCGAGAGCTATTTTATAAAGAACTTTATCCCTACACATTTGAATTTATCTTAAGTACGGGGGAAACAATTACGCTAAAGTTTGACTTAAATAAATTTTGTCACTTGGTTGGCATTGAAAAGACTGCAAAGCAACAACGGACTCTACGTGGAAGACAGTTAAAAGAATACAAAGGTATGCGAGGTCTAAATAACATCTTTAAAGGAGTATTAAATAAAGCCAGTATACGTAACTTAGGTGTCAATCTGAATCCTATGAAAGATAAAATGCTTCATTTTTATTTTTTACCTCGTCTAATGAATACAAGTTCTTTGATGATCAAGTATGTTCCAAGTACTACAAGCGCTTTATCATGCGAGTTCTTTATCTATGATTTGCATTCACCAGACAATGCATACATCCAACTTGGATTACAAAAAGAATGGCATGGCAAGTGGTATTATCCAGAATCATTTTTAGTCAACATCGGCTAA